The uncultured Paludibaculum sp. sequence CTTCCGGAATCCGGGCTGAAAGCTGACCGCTGAGAGCTTACGGTCTGTGTTACGGCAGCTCAAAGCTGACGAAGCGTAGTTTGCCGGCACGCTCGATCTGGACGGCTATAGGGTCCGCGGACTTCATCTTTCTCAGGAGCTGGCGCAAGGCCGCCACCGAAGAGACATTGGAGCCATTGATCGAGTAGATTACGTCGCCGGCCTTGAACCCATCCTCCAGCAGAGGACCATCCGCATGACGGGCGGCCACCAACAGGCCGCCTGTTTCGCGTCTGATGGGTTCCACCTGTTCCCGCAGCTTGGGGGTTAAGTCGACGACAAAGATGCCGAGCTCGGAGACGAGGTTCTCCTCGCGGCTGGCGAGCTCCGCGTAGGTGGTAGCTTCGTCGTGGCGCTCGACTACCTTGACCGTGACGGCCAGCCGGCGCTTGCCGCGGACGATCTCCAGGTTCACGGTCTCGCCAATGGCCGGGCGATACACATTGATGTTGAACTGGCGGGCGTTCTCCATGATCTTGCCGTTGAGGCTGTAGATGATGTCGCCGACACGCAGACCGGCCTTTTCACCTTCCCCTTCCGGTTCGACGTCGCCGATGACAACGCCCCAATTCTGACCGAGCTTCAGACCTTCGGCCAGGGATGGGGAGATGGTCTGGGCAGTGACTCCGATCTCGCCGCGGACGACGCGGCCGGACTTGCGAATCTGGTCGACGACATTGGCCACGATGTTGGAAGGTACGGCGAAACCAATGCCTTCGCTACCACCGGACTGCGTGAGGATGAGGGTGTTGATGCCGACGACATTGCCGGAGGAGTCGACCAGCGGGCCGCCACTGTTGCCGGGATTGATGGGCGCGTCGGTCTGGATGTAGATCATCGGGTCGTCGGGTTTCAACTGGCGCGCGGGGGAGCTGACGACGCCCATGGTGACAGAATTGTCGAGACCCATGGGACTGCCGAAGGCGAGGACGAGTTGGCCCTGCTCGACGGTGTCGGAGTCGGCCAGGCGGAGGGCGGGGAGTCCTCTTTCGTTCACCTTGAGGAGGGCGACGTCGGTTTCGAGGTCGAGCCCGACGAGTTCGGCGCGCATAATGCGGCCCGTGGGGCGGACGGCGGAGCGGCGGGTGCCCGAGTTGCTCTCGACCGTAGTGGGCAGGCTGACCTGGACGCGTTGAGCGCCAATGACGACGTGAGCGTTGGTGACGATGAAGCCGGATTCGTCGATGATGACTCCGGAGCCGGAGCTCTGCTGGCGGGCGGCGACGCCGGGCTCGTCGGTTTCGTCGCCTTCGAGCTGGCGGTAGCCGACTGCGGTGACCTTGACGACCGAGGTATGGACGCGCCGGCTCAGGCCCTGAAAGCTACCACTGAGGGCGGCAAACTCGCCTCCGGCGGCGACGGGCTGAGGCTGCGTTTGCGCGAGCAAGAGCAGCGAAGTGGCGACGGCTCCGAGGATCAATTTAGTCAGCAAGCAATTCCCCCGTTTTGTCCTATTCTAATCTCTAGACCTGCATCGTATTTTTGGAGGACTACAGAACATGAGACGCCGGACTTTCCTACAAACCGCTGCGTTGAGCGCGGCAGCGCGGCTGGAGCTGTTGGCCGACACGCCGATGCCGACGGCGACGCTGGGCAAAACGGGCCTGAAGATCTCACGTTTTGTGGTTGGCGGCTACCACATGAACGTCCAGGGCGAGGAGAACGCGACGCGGATCATCCATCGCGCGATCGACCTGGGCGTGAATTTCTTCGACAGCGCCAATCTGTATCACAAGGGCAAGAGCGATGAGGTGTACGGGCGGGCGCTGGAGGGTGGGCGGCGCCAGAAAGTGATGCTGATGTCGAAGTGCGAAGTGTACTCGCGCGACGGGGCGATGAAGGTACTGGAAGAGCAACTGCGCCGGATGAAGACCGATTACCTGGATTTGTGGGCCTGCCACCAGGTGAGCGAGCACAAGGAAGTGGACCA is a genomic window containing:
- a CDS encoding trypsin-like peptidase domain-containing protein, with amino-acid sequence MLTKLILGAVATSLLLLAQTQPQPVAAGGEFAALSGSFQGLSRRVHTSVVKVTAVGYRQLEGDETDEPGVAARQQSSGSGVIIDESGFIVTNAHVVIGAQRVQVSLPTTVESNSGTRRSAVRPTGRIMRAELVGLDLETDVALLKVNERGLPALRLADSDTVEQGQLVLAFGSPMGLDNSVTMGVVSSPARQLKPDDPMIYIQTDAPINPGNSGGPLVDSSGNVVGINTLILTQSGGSEGIGFAVPSNIVANVVDQIRKSGRVVRGEIGVTAQTISPSLAEGLKLGQNWGVVIGDVEPEGEGEKAGLRVGDIIYSLNGKIMENARQFNINVYRPAIGETVNLEIVRGKRRLAVTVKVVERHDEATTYAELASREENLVSELGIFVVDLTPKLREQVEPIRRETGGLLVAARHADGPLLEDGFKAGDVIYSINGSNVSSVAALRQLLRKMKSADPIAVQIERAGKLRFVSFELP